cacacacacacacacacacacacacacacatacacacacaaaccagtgTAAAATTAGGCCAATCTGAAACCATGGGATAGCcacttttaaaaatgcttctcCTCCTTCAGTGTGTTGACCAGTTGAGGAATCTATGGAAGGCAGAGCTCACAGGAACACAACTTTGTATTTTTCTAGGGACAGTGACTCAACATTTGAAAACGCAGTATCTATAGTGACTTTAGAAATCAGAATTTATGAGTGTCAGGAAAAGGTGATTAGACATGAGGGCTAGACAAATGGGCTAATCAATGGTCCAGTCTCCCTGTGCTAGCAGGCTGTGGGTAGGTATCTCAATCCACAGACTCATGGACAAGGGGAACCTGGCTTTGTTTGCAGGTCCATGTCTCCATGCAAGGACAAGAGGCCTTGTTTTCTGAAAACATGTCACTAAAAGAAGTCATCGAGCTTTTAAAACAACAGCAATCAGCAACAAGGCCAACACCAGAGAATGCAAGGATGCCAGTGGACATCACACTGACCACAGGTTAGTAGGTAACAACAGAACAGAAGAGGCATGCTTCCAGGGGATCCTTTTTTAGGTACATTTTCATAGATTGTCTTCTTTCCAAAGGACAAGAAAGCAGTGAAAATGAGTGCAATACTTCTTGGAATGTTACTGAAGTAACTGTTGGTGATGGCTGTACAGGAAATGAGAACAACTCCCTTCTTATTATCCAGAAAGAGCAGTATCCTGAGTGTGAAGAGGGATGTGTTGTTTCTCAATTCCCTCAAGGTGGCACAAGAGCAAGTCAAGGCAACTCCAGCCATCATGTAGAGTTCCTGAGTACTGCTACTACTGCAGATGTCCCCATGCAGGCACATCCAATGGTTTTCTGCAGAAGAAACATCTCTGAAGACAGGATGGATTGCTATAACACTTCCAGAAGTGATACTCAATTAAACAGTGGTGATGATATTCCCAGGAACAAGATGGACTCCCTTTTCATTAGGCAGAGAATGCATCCTCCTGAGTCTGAGATGGCAGATGTTTCTTATGGGGTTCCTCAGGATTCTAAAAGTCAAGGAACATCCACATGCCAGCCAGAGTCACTTGAGGAAGCTTTTTCTGAAGAAAACCCTAAGGAGgtaacagggtttctctctaggCCAGAGcagtctgcctctacctctgagccTGTCCTTCTTTGTCAGAATCATGAGGCAAACTCACCACGTGAAAGTCATCCAAAGAGATTCCGTAGAGGTCCCAAACCATACAAGTGTGACAAATGCCCTAGGACGTTCAAATATGCCCGTAGCCTGTCATCCCACCAGAGAACTCACCTGAATAAGAAGTCATTCGTCTGTGTCACCTGTCAGAAAATATTCAAACGATTCTCCGACCTCCGAATTCATGAGATCATACACAAGCC
The DNA window shown above is from Arvicanthis niloticus isolate mArvNil1 chromosome 15, mArvNil1.pat.X, whole genome shotgun sequence and carries:
- the LOC117720437 gene encoding zinc finger and SCAN domain containing protein 4C-like, encoding MASRFRGSFKHNTPAKDLQADSLGFIPTQSSSVQWAEDIYNSPSTQPIFSTSNNGCWAKQELQNLWEMFTSWLQPKKQTKKQMISQLVLKQFLLTGHCKDKFALMEKWKASGSNMERFMENVTDECLKPPVMVHVSMQGQEALFSENMSLKEVIELLKQQQSATRPTPENARMPVDITLTTDCLLSKGQESSENECNTSWNVTEVTVGDGCTGNENNSLLIIQKEQYPECEEGCVVSQFPQGGTRASQGNSSHHVEFLSTATTADVPMQAHPMVFCRRNISEDRMDCYNTSRSDTQLNSGDDIPRNKMDSLFIRQRMHPPESEMADVSYGVPQDSKSQGTSTCQPESLEEAFSEENPKEVTGFLSRPEQSASTSEPVLLCQNHEANSPRESHPKRFRRGPKPYKCDKCPRTFKYARSLSSHQRTHLNKKSFVCVTCQKIFKRFSDLRIHEIIHKPEKPFICSTCNKSFSHKTNLKAHERTHTGEKPYACPLCSKCFCQSSTYHRHLRKIHKSD